The following DNA comes from Chelmon rostratus isolate fCheRos1 chromosome 3, fCheRos1.pri, whole genome shotgun sequence.
AAAACTAATGACCTCCTGTTTATTCCTGCACCAGTCCTTATTCTTTCTGTGTTAAAGTGCTTTAAACTTTTAGCTGAAAGAGTCAAACCACTGCAGCGTCACTTTTTATCTGGTTTCTCTGTAAACTAAAAGCTAACGAGCTGTTTGGGAAATTAACTTCAGCAGtttatgaaagaaaatgaggagtTCTGTGCACATTCAAAATGAGTTCAAATACATTTAACCCATTACAGCAGAAGGCCTTTTCATTTAATATACATTTTTCAGAAGTTGTGACTGCTAGGATCAATTTCAGAAGTGCAAAACTGACTCAAATCAAAATTAcgcattttttttaaaaattttttTCAATTCAAGTTTTATTTGGAAAAGCAGATGGTACAGAATTTCACTTCTGGGTACAATTTGATGTCCACATCAGCGTTGTGGATGCAGGACCGTTAAATGCTAATCCAGGATTTTAGTAACATAACAGCACAAATATAACGTGTTCAGGAGTGAAGGAATCCCTCCAATTATTCAcatcaggaaaagaaaaaaaaaccacatcAAAGTGTGTCTGTTAACACAAACCTAAACAGGAATGTATGGCATGACAACCTTTCATATGACAATCAAATTCATTTCACAGAGATTATTCTGTCCATTTTGACCAGATCTTGAAAAAAAGGATTCCCTATGGCCTTTGAGGGTGAATGTCAGTTTCTCCAATGTGTAAATATCCTGTACAATATTGGTCCAGTTTCTAGTGATAGGCTTTTTGCCTGCTGCCAAAAGCATTAACAGCAGTTTGTTATCTTTTAGGGTCCAGTTATAAACTGAAATGTCTCCTAAGTACAGGGCTTCAAACTTACAAGGGATTTTCTTagtaaaaatattatttatatgtTCACTaaaattactttattattactgataaaaacatttaaacgaTTTTTGTAATCCCAACTCAAGGtctttcagctgtgtttcttcAGTGAATCAACACTTCTAAGTGGATCTTATCTTTAGTTAAAGTACTTCAGGATTAAACAggatgaaagaataaaaatctTTTCTTGTATTTCGGCTGAGTTCCTGTAAATCAAATGTCGAACTTAAGatcttttttaattcaaataattTTTATTCacttccaacttttttttttcttcaattatTATGAAACTAATCTGATTTAGTTCACGCTTGACGCACGAGACACTgcccagctctgcagctcagcaacCGTTGCCTGGAAGTGACGTCGCATAGTAACCAGGCACCATGTCGCTCCCGCAGGAGTCAGCTGTAGCTCGCTAACggtgaatttattttaaatgcaggtttGCGTTTAGTTTGTTCGTCTTCTCGACGGATTCCTCCCTCCGTAAAGAAGCAGAAGCTGCTGTTCTTCTGCTGGGacactgtttgtgctgctcgCCCTCCCCAGGTCAGAAACCGTTACCATAcagctaaagttagctaatCTGAACATGTAGGTAGACTAAGTTATGCTAGCTTCTTTAGCTAGCTACCAAGATGAATGTGTGCGTTGTAGGTTTACAACATGTTTAGCCTTCATGGTGTGTAAAAGGTTTACAGATGAGGTATATTGGCAGTCTGTAAGCAACACACTTTACACGCCAATGTGTTTTAAGTTTTAGCCCTTTATGGTTTGTTAGTCAATTAGCAAATTCCTGCAACCTGCTTGAAGTGTGTAATTTATCACAGAAAACATCTGCATCGTGTCTGAATCAGTTTTTGACGATGTTACCTTATTCGTATGTGGTAAAGGAGGTCAAACTCATAACGATCATGTCAGAAAAATGAATCCAGACTTGGATTTCACAACTTAATCAAGTTTCTGGAGTCTGTTAACTCATTTTCATGGTGTATGGAACTGAATGAAATCCAGTGGGTCAGTTTAGTGATAGAAAACAACAGTTAGTCTCAATTCAGACACAGCTGCAGGTTTGAAAAATCATTACCTATgatgtaagataagataagataagataagataaaacctTATTGAGCTCACTCAGGGAAATGAAGTTGTCAAGACAGCAATAAtatcaagaaaaaaaggagctgTAGAAGAAGAGCTAATAGACAATAAAAcaggatacaaaataaaatcaactgtaTTCATGTACATTATTCACAGAAGAGTCTAAAATAATTTTGccttgaaatggaaaaatgtttgaatgggtaagatatggataataaaatacagtattttggacaattgcacagtagaaaaaatatttcagtaaaaaaaaagtaatactACTCAAGAAATCTGCATGGATGTAATGGATATTAGCAAAAATTAAACATAAGTAATGGAGTAGTGAAAGTAACTAAGTAAGTAAGCATAAGTATCCACAGTAAGTAGACATAATTTGTATGAAGTGggttgaaacatgaaaaaaaaatccaaacatctTTAATCTTTAGTATCTAACGTCTCAATGTAACGCTGCCTTATAGGCTGAGTCGCTGGAGAAGACCGCCATGTTCAACCACAGTGATCTAGAAGGTGAAGTGGATCATTCGTTTTTCGACAGTGACGCTGACGAGGGCAGCGTctgcagagatggagggaaaaagatggagaaaggcTTGAAGGGTGAAAGAGAGGGCCCCCCAGCACTTGAGAGGCTACATGCgaaacagactgaaaatacaaaagctGGTGTGTCCCCAAGGACTGATGggacaaaaaaacacctgaagccagaagagaacagcagcagcagcagagcagaaaggacagaggacagctgtcagtcagaggacgagaggaggaagacatcCGGCGCATCTTCTGTCGCCTGCACGTCAGATAAAGTCATTAGCAGTAGTAGTGACGGTGAGGAAGACTCTAATTTGCGCTCTAGAAGGCCCAATGGAACATTAATGGCTTTGTTGGCTGAGGCCAGAGAGGCAGATTATCAGGATGTTTACAGCCAGAGTCCAGACGAGTCTGAGGAAGAAGCATTACCGTCCAACGCCAAACAACGGAGAAATAAACAATGTCATAAAAAACGGATCAGAAGTCGGCACGCCCGAAGTCCATCCCCCACCTCAACTGAAGCCAGCGTGGACGCAGACTCAGAGAGCTCCTACAGCAGCACCAACGGGAGAAGGAGTTTAGATTCCCCCACCCCTCCCAGGCCCAGCAAGTCTTCCTCATCCCCCGGAGCGAGAAGGATCCGAGTGGGCTCGGCAGGATTTGGGGATGTGCCTGCCAGCCATACAGAGGAGTCAGACGACACAGTGACAGATGTGagccccctctcctctcccgaCTCCAGCCCTCCCCAGTCTCTGGGCCTGAACCACACAGAGGCTGAAGAGGGAAGCCTTAAAGAGCAGCAgcgacaggaggaggaggaggaggagggtgtgcCCTCCAGTGGCCTCAGCAACACACATCAAGCCGAGGACTCGGATCAGGATGTGGAGGAGTGTGAGTAAGCTGGTGCTTCATGTTTGCTTTGCTCTTTGCTTTATGTTAATGATGTGCTCGGTGGGGTGAACAAACAACCCCACCACACTCCGCaatttaaacataaaacacagtaaCCCTCTTTTAAAAGGCAGATTTAAGATACCATAACAACAAGTGTCCTTTTCACCCATCAGGTTCTCTCAGTTCAGAGAGTCAGCTCGGAGGTAAGCTGGTCTTCTGCTGTCCTGGAGGGAGGAACCGGAAGAACTACTCGTTCACCAATGATGAGGTCCGATCCATCGACCGCGAGAACCAGCGACTCCTTCGGGAACTTTCGCGCCTTTCTCCAGGGCCCAGACCAGGAAGTGCAGTGGGGAGGAAAATGCGTGCGGCCAGTAACTCGCCGCTCATTCGCCTGTCTCACAGCGCGCTCAACAGGCAGCGGGAGCAGCAACGCATTGAGAGGGAGAACCTGGTGAGTTTGGCCTCCTGAGTTATCAATACTCATTTTAGTGGAGATGCTAAACTTTAATTCCTGTCACTCTGCTTTAACTTCATGGTTCATTATCTGTAGCTGAGTGTTATTGATGTttagcac
Coding sequences within:
- the cfap97 gene encoding cilia- and flagella-associated protein 97 isoform X2, which gives rise to MFNHSDLEGEVDHSFFDSDADEGSVCRDGGKKMEKGLKGEREGPPALERLHAKQTENTKAGVSPRTDGTKKHLKPEENSSSSRAERTEDSCQSEDERRKTSGASSVACTSDKVISSSSDGEEDSNLRSRRPNGTLMALLAEAREADYQDVYSQSPDESEEEALPSNAKQRRNKQCHKKRIRSRHARSPSPTSTEASVDADSESSYSSTNGRRSLDSPTPPRPSKSSSSPGARRIRVGSAGFGDVPASHTEESDDTVTDVSPLSSPDSSPPQSLGLNHTEAEEGSLKEQQRQEEEEEEGVPSSGLSNTHQAEDSDQDVEECSLSSESQLGGKLVFCCPGGRNRKNYSFTNDEVRSIDRENQRLLRELSRLSPGPRPGSAVGRKMRAASNSPLIRLSHSALNRQREQQRIERENLAFLKRLESVKPTPGLKRTEQLADYQRQVGYLGAPSYPICVSTAKTARSSSKTPSGPRSVSSAHHSSRAVSSPDSGNTPVPRSKKLSAARPAWC
- the cfap97 gene encoding cilia- and flagella-associated protein 97 isoform X1, encoding MFNHSDLEGEVDHSFFDSDADEGSVCRDGGKKMEKGLKGEREGPPALERLHAKQTENTKAGVSPRTDGTKKHLKPEENSSSSRAERTEDSCQSEDERRKTSGASSVACTSDKVISSSSDGEEDSNLRSRRPNGTLMALLAEAREADYQDVYSQSPDESEEEALPSNAKQRRNKQCHKKRIRSRHARSPSPTSTEASVDADSESSYSSTNGRRSLDSPTPPRPSKSSSSPGARRIRVGSAGFGDVPASHTEESDDTVTDVSPLSSPDSSPPQSLGLNHTEAEEGSLKEQQRQEEEEEEGVPSSGLSNTHQAEDSDQDVEECSLSSESQLGGKLVFCCPGGRNRKNYSFTNDEVRSIDRENQRLLRELSRLSPGPRPGSAVGRKMRAASNSPLIRLSHSALNRQREQQRIERENLAFLKRLESVKPTPGLKRTEQLADYQRQVGYLGAPSYPICVSTAKTARSSSKTPSAGPRSVSSAHHSSRAVSSPDSGNTPVPRSKKLSAARPAWC